ACCCGTGCGGACGCTGCCCGCTCGCATTTCAAGACCGCCGCCATCGACCACTAGTGGTCCGCGTCTGAAGTTGTCTTACGGACGGCGTGGGTGAGGATCTCGTCGGCGGTCTTGGTCCAGGTGAAGGGGTGGCAGCGGTCGTTCCAGCCTTCGATGAACCGGCTGATCGCGGAGACGAGTTCCTTGACGCT
The DNA window shown above is from Mycobacteriales bacterium and carries:
- a CDS encoding IS630 family transposase yields the protein SVKELVSAISRFIEGWNDRCHPFTWTKTADEILTHAVRKTTSDADH